From a single Labrenzia sp. PHM005 genomic region:
- a CDS encoding ABC transporter permease: MPLSASFGLLVIVIYFVVAVFAPLIAPFGETEVVGAQFLPWDSAHWLGTDNIGRDMFTRLVYGARNTVGIAFATSLLAFFVGSILGLLAAVLGGWIDELLSRFVDILMAIPSLIFALLLLTIFGTSIVNMILVIAMIDATRVFRLARSVAMNIVVMDYIEAARLRGEGLGYLIIREILPNAAAPLVAEFGLRFCFVFLSISALSFLGLGIQPPTADWGSMVRDNATLITFGDITPLLPAGAIALLTVAVNFVVDWMLHRASGLKE, from the coding sequence ATGCCGCTATCGGCAAGTTTTGGCCTGCTGGTTATCGTGATCTATTTTGTGGTCGCCGTGTTCGCACCGTTGATTGCACCGTTCGGTGAGACGGAAGTCGTTGGCGCACAGTTTCTCCCCTGGGACAGCGCTCACTGGCTTGGCACAGACAACATTGGCCGGGATATGTTCACACGCCTGGTTTACGGCGCGCGCAACACGGTGGGCATTGCCTTTGCCACCTCTTTGTTGGCCTTTTTCGTGGGCTCCATCCTCGGGCTGCTTGCAGCGGTTCTCGGCGGCTGGATCGATGAACTGCTCAGCCGGTTCGTAGACATTTTGATGGCAATCCCATCCTTGATCTTCGCGCTTCTGTTGCTGACGATTTTTGGAACATCGATCGTCAATATGATCCTGGTAATCGCGATGATTGACGCCACCCGGGTGTTCCGGCTGGCCCGGTCGGTTGCGATGAACATTGTTGTCATGGACTACATCGAAGCGGCCCGGCTGCGTGGTGAAGGTCTTGGCTATCTGATCATCCGTGAGATCTTGCCGAATGCGGCAGCGCCGCTGGTGGCAGAATTCGGCCTCCGGTTTTGTTTCGTGTTCCTGTCGATATCGGCCTTGTCCTTCTTGGGCCTTGGCATTCAACCGCCGACTGCGGACTGGGGATCCATGGTGCGTGACAACGCCACTTTGATTACTTTTGGTGACATCACTCCGTTGCTGCCGGCTGGCGCTATTGCGCTTTTGACCGTGGCGGTCAACTTCGTCGTTGACTGGATGCTGCACCGGGCCAGCGGATTGAAGGAGTGA
- a CDS encoding ABC transporter permease, protein MGKIWLMIAKRLGLGLLTLFAISLLIFAAVEMLPGDIAQEILGQSATPETVAAFRRELGLDLPAYQRYLSWLGGVLQGDFGNSLANGRPIADLISGRLGNTLFLALYAAAISIPLAVGLGILAALYRNSLFDRTVNLVTLSSISFPEFFVAYILIVLLAQSGMFPSLATLKPGTSFGEQLYRTFLPALTLTLVVTAHMMRMTRAAIINLLASPYIEMARLKGISPARIIVKHALPNALAPIINVIALNLAYLITGVVVVEVVFVYPGLGQLMVDSVAKRDFTVVQAAALIFACAYVLLNLTADVLATLSNPRLIHSR, encoded by the coding sequence GTGGGTAAAATCTGGCTTATGATTGCCAAGCGCCTTGGGCTTGGCCTTTTGACCCTGTTTGCAATTTCGCTGTTGATCTTTGCGGCGGTCGAGATGTTACCGGGCGACATTGCCCAGGAAATCCTCGGACAATCGGCAACCCCGGAAACCGTTGCAGCTTTCCGCCGGGAACTCGGTTTGGACCTCCCGGCCTATCAACGGTACCTGAGCTGGTTAGGCGGTGTGCTTCAGGGAGACTTTGGAAACTCTCTTGCCAATGGCCGGCCAATCGCAGACCTGATCTCAGGTCGCCTTGGCAATACACTATTTCTTGCTCTTTATGCAGCGGCAATTTCAATCCCGCTTGCCGTCGGCCTAGGTATTTTGGCAGCTCTTTACAGAAACTCTTTGTTTGACCGGACAGTGAACCTGGTCACGTTGAGCTCGATCTCATTCCCGGAGTTTTTTGTCGCCTACATTCTGATTGTTCTTCTGGCGCAAAGCGGGATGTTCCCATCGCTTGCAACGCTCAAACCGGGCACGTCCTTCGGTGAACAACTCTACCGGACATTCCTTCCGGCCCTGACGCTCACCTTGGTGGTGACTGCACACATGATGCGTATGACCCGGGCCGCGATCATCAACCTACTGGCATCGCCCTATATCGAGATGGCCCGATTGAAAGGGATTAGTCCGGCACGGATCATCGTCAAACACGCTTTGCCGAATGCTTTGGCACCGATTATCAACGTCATCGCCCTCAATTTGGCCTACCTCATCACCGGGGTTGTGGTCGTCGAGGTTGTGTTTGTGTATCCGGGCCTTGGTCAGCTGATGGTGGATTCGGTCGCCAAACGCGACTTCACCGTTGTTCAGGCCGCGGCCCTGATTTTCGCTTGCGCTTATGTCCTTCTCAATCTGACTGCGGATGTCCTGGCGACCTTGTCCAACCCGCGCCTCATTCATTCGCGTTAG
- a CDS encoding ABC transporter substrate-binding protein, giving the protein MIKDLTKTASKGISRRTILQGATALGGAAALSAMGARGAHAEPKKGGTLRLAMGHGNTSDSYDPATWDNAYVQVFATARHGYLTEIAADGSLVGEVAESWEASPDAKVWTLKLRDGVTFHSGKTVSAEDVIASLNHHRGEDSKSAAKPIVAPITDIKSDGPSTVVVTLENGNSDFPFILSDYHLPVMPAANGAIDPASNDGCGAYVVESYEPGVQATLKRNPNYWKSDRAHFDGVEILAILDSAARLNALVTGEADVIDRVDVNTAHMLSRSPNLKLLTTTGTQHYTFAMDTRAAPFNDNNVRQALKYAIDRQELVNKVLNGFGEVGNDHPIGRSNRFFAAELEQHTYDPDKAKHYLKQAGLDSLDVALSASDAAFTGSVDAGVLYSESAKAAGINIEIVREPNDGYWSNVWMKKPFCAVYWGGRPTEDWMFATAYASGVPWNDTYWENERFNKLLVEARSELDEEKRREMYFEMQNIVSNEGGTVIPMFASYVMAHSTAIATPEKVGANWTLDGFRAVERWWFA; this is encoded by the coding sequence ATGATAAAAGATCTAACAAAAACTGCTTCCAAGGGAATTTCCCGCAGAACCATTCTGCAAGGGGCAACCGCACTTGGAGGTGCGGCAGCACTGTCTGCTATGGGCGCGCGCGGTGCGCACGCCGAGCCGAAAAAAGGCGGCACATTGCGTCTTGCAATGGGTCATGGCAACACGTCCGACAGCTATGATCCGGCTACCTGGGACAACGCATACGTCCAGGTTTTTGCAACGGCTCGTCACGGTTACCTGACTGAAATCGCTGCCGATGGATCCCTGGTTGGCGAAGTCGCTGAAAGCTGGGAAGCAAGCCCGGACGCCAAGGTTTGGACACTGAAGCTGCGTGACGGCGTTACGTTCCATTCAGGCAAAACCGTTTCAGCTGAAGACGTGATCGCGTCATTGAACCATCACCGGGGTGAAGACAGTAAATCGGCAGCAAAGCCGATCGTGGCACCAATCACCGACATCAAGTCTGATGGACCGTCCACGGTTGTCGTGACGTTGGAAAACGGCAACTCCGATTTCCCGTTCATCCTGTCGGATTATCACCTGCCAGTTATGCCGGCAGCTAATGGTGCTATCGACCCGGCCAGCAATGACGGGTGTGGTGCTTATGTTGTGGAATCCTATGAGCCGGGCGTTCAGGCGACACTGAAACGCAATCCGAACTATTGGAAGTCGGATCGGGCCCATTTCGATGGCGTTGAAATTCTCGCAATCCTGGACTCCGCAGCGCGCTTGAACGCTTTGGTGACAGGCGAAGCCGACGTAATCGACCGGGTCGATGTGAACACAGCGCACATGCTGAGCCGTTCGCCAAATCTGAAACTCCTGACCACCACAGGAACGCAGCATTACACCTTTGCCATGGATACGCGTGCTGCGCCGTTCAATGACAACAACGTGCGTCAGGCGTTGAAATACGCCATCGACCGCCAGGAACTGGTCAACAAGGTTCTGAACGGCTTCGGTGAAGTCGGCAACGATCATCCGATTGGACGTTCCAACCGGTTCTTCGCAGCAGAACTCGAGCAGCACACTTACGATCCTGATAAGGCGAAGCATTATCTGAAGCAGGCCGGTCTCGACAGCCTGGACGTTGCCTTGTCAGCATCTGACGCGGCCTTCACCGGTTCTGTCGATGCCGGTGTGCTTTACTCAGAATCTGCCAAGGCAGCTGGCATCAACATCGAAATCGTGCGTGAGCCGAACGATGGCTACTGGTCAAACGTCTGGATGAAAAAGCCGTTCTGCGCGGTTTACTGGGGCGGACGCCCGACTGAAGACTGGATGTTTGCTACCGCATATGCCTCAGGTGTGCCGTGGAACGACACTTACTGGGAAAATGAGCGGTTCAACAAGCTGCTGGTCGAAGCCCGTTCCGAGCTTGACGAAGAAAAGCGTCGCGAAATGTACTTCGAGATGCAGAACATTGTCAGCAACGAAGGCGGCACGGTTATCCCGATGTTCGCAAGTTATGTCATGGCCCATTCGACGGCCATCGCAACTCCCGAGAAAGTTGGCGCCAACTGGACGCTTGACGGTTTCCGCGCTGTCGAGAGATGGTGGTTCGCCTAA
- a CDS encoding GlxA family transcriptional regulator: protein MPIWSNPAQKTRKLNVLLFDKFSNNCLANAIEPFRAANAISGQSLYQWKYVTLDGAPIQSSSGLRIIPDGALSHAEPGYAVVVLCSYDFVLHSTPASFAALRAAATRHDVMIAMDAGSWLLASAGLLDGRKATIHWEEHTHFAETFPDVTTFRDRYVIDGNRITCTGAMAAYDLSSHLVAEHHGEALRLEVGLMLMHDGSSSQLAFPLPQARSDAVKRTIKVMLENQETPLPISKLASKTGLSQRRLQDLFSQEFGTTPSVVYRRIRLATARHLATDGSLTIGEIACRCGYANVSAMIRAFVAEFGIPPGKLRREGHPDNRSDRGVASNSSL from the coding sequence ATGCCGATCTGGTCGAATCCGGCTCAAAAAACGCGGAAGTTAAATGTTCTGCTGTTCGACAAGTTCTCTAACAATTGCCTGGCCAACGCCATTGAACCCTTTCGAGCCGCCAATGCGATCAGCGGCCAGAGCCTCTATCAATGGAAGTATGTGACACTGGACGGGGCACCCATTCAGTCCTCGAGCGGGCTTCGCATTATACCTGACGGCGCCTTGAGCCACGCAGAGCCCGGATACGCTGTCGTGGTTTTGTGCAGCTATGACTTCGTCTTGCACAGCACGCCAGCGAGCTTTGCAGCGCTGAGGGCCGCTGCAACCCGGCACGACGTGATGATCGCGATGGATGCCGGCAGTTGGCTGTTGGCAAGTGCAGGTCTACTTGATGGCCGCAAGGCCACCATTCATTGGGAAGAGCATACCCATTTCGCGGAAACCTTTCCTGACGTGACGACGTTTCGGGATCGTTATGTCATCGACGGCAACCGGATTACCTGCACCGGCGCCATGGCTGCATACGATCTTTCCTCACACTTGGTTGCTGAACATCATGGGGAAGCGCTGCGCCTGGAAGTCGGGCTGATGCTGATGCACGATGGCTCCTCATCCCAGCTTGCGTTTCCATTGCCTCAAGCGCGCAGCGATGCGGTCAAACGCACCATCAAGGTCATGCTGGAAAACCAGGAAACGCCGCTGCCGATTTCCAAGCTCGCGTCAAAAACCGGCCTGTCGCAGCGCCGTTTGCAAGATCTGTTTTCCCAAGAGTTTGGAACAACACCGTCCGTTGTCTACCGGCGCATTCGCTTGGCAACAGCCAGGCATTTGGCCACTGATGGCTCGCTGACAATCGGGGAAATCGCCTGCCGGTGCGGCTATGCCAACGTCAGTGCAATGATCCGGGCATTTGTGGCTGAATTCGGCATCCCGCCTGGAAAACTTCGCCGAGAGGGTCATCCGGACAACCGGTCGGACCGGGGCGTTGCGTCAAACTCGAGCCTGTAG
- a CDS encoding GlxA family transcriptional regulator, with translation MQFLKKSDPQSSQQIRSICVLLFENFSNHCLANAIEPFRAANTIARKRLYSWQHVSVAGGTVVSSSGLPVETLSWADAQPGGDYLFVMPSYGFKSYSTPKLHQILRAARKRFKLLGGLDTGGWMLAAAGLIDNRQATIHWDELSGFAEAFPEIDVVEDRYVLEDTVATCGGASTTFELMLEIIKKDHSPLFSLEVATLFMHGSSGERSELFQERTADRLMREATALMRRNIENPLTIPSVAGRLKVDQRLLENRFNAEFGMTPKAIYKAIRLREARRLIRYTDLTIAEIAIRCGYQNASAMTRAYRLEFDATPRSDRLSG, from the coding sequence GTGCAGTTTTTGAAAAAATCTGATCCGCAGTCGTCGCAACAGATCCGGTCGATCTGCGTCCTGCTGTTCGAGAACTTTTCCAACCACTGCCTAGCAAACGCCATCGAACCATTCCGCGCAGCCAACACCATCGCCCGGAAACGGCTTTATTCCTGGCAACATGTCAGTGTGGCAGGTGGTACAGTGGTGTCTTCAAGCGGATTGCCTGTTGAAACGCTCAGTTGGGCCGACGCGCAGCCAGGCGGTGACTACCTGTTTGTTATGCCAAGTTACGGCTTCAAGTCGTATTCGACCCCAAAACTGCACCAAATTTTACGCGCGGCACGAAAGCGGTTCAAATTGCTCGGGGGCCTCGACACGGGCGGCTGGATGCTGGCTGCGGCCGGTTTGATAGATAACAGACAAGCAACCATCCACTGGGATGAGCTTTCGGGCTTTGCCGAAGCCTTTCCGGAAATTGATGTTGTTGAGGACCGCTATGTCCTGGAAGACACGGTTGCGACCTGTGGCGGCGCTTCGACCACGTTCGAACTGATGTTGGAAATTATCAAGAAGGATCACAGTCCGCTGTTTTCTCTGGAAGTGGCCACATTGTTCATGCATGGCAGCTCCGGTGAAAGGTCAGAACTGTTTCAAGAACGGACTGCCGATCGGCTGATGCGCGAAGCGACCGCCTTGATGCGGCGGAACATTGAAAACCCCTTGACCATCCCTAGCGTGGCCGGACGCCTGAAGGTCGATCAGCGTTTGTTGGAAAACCGGTTCAATGCTGAATTTGGCATGACACCAAAGGCTATCTACAAGGCCATCCGTCTGCGGGAGGCGCGGCGGCTCATCCGCTACACAGACCTGACCATTGCCGAAATCGCAATCCGCTGCGGTTATCAAAACGCCAGTGCAATGACACGTGCCTACAGGCTCGAGTTTGACGCAACGCCCCGGTCCGACCGGTTGTCCGGATGA
- a CDS encoding acyl-CoA dehydrogenase family protein, with protein sequence MHFGLTEEQEMIVSTVRSFVENEIYPHEEMVEKTGQVPHELGEKLKQKCIDLGFYACNFPESVGGAGLSHLDFTLVERELGRGSMALNHFFGRPQNILMACKEEQIEKYLLPAVRGEKMDALAMTEPDAGSDVRGMKCQAVRDGGDWVISGSKHFISGAEHADFFIVFVATGVDDTPKGPKKRITCFLVDRGTPGFEVRDGYNSVSHKGYKNYILYFDQCRLPDAQVLGEVDGGFEVMNEWLYATRLTVAAMSVGRARRCFDYAVNYAAERKQFGQSIAKFQGVSFQVADMITEIDAADWLTLAGAWRLDQNLPANREIASAKVYATEMLARVTDTTLQIFGGMGLMDDFPIERFWRDARVERIWDGTSEIQRHIISRDIFRPLGA encoded by the coding sequence ATGCATTTTGGCCTGACCGAAGAACAAGAGATGATCGTCTCCACAGTGCGATCATTCGTAGAGAACGAAATCTACCCGCACGAAGAGATGGTTGAGAAAACCGGTCAGGTGCCGCATGAGCTTGGCGAGAAACTTAAGCAGAAGTGCATCGACCTTGGATTTTATGCCTGTAACTTCCCCGAAAGCGTCGGCGGCGCTGGACTGAGCCATCTGGATTTCACGCTTGTGGAGCGCGAACTTGGCCGCGGTTCGATGGCTCTCAACCACTTCTTCGGCCGGCCGCAGAACATCCTGATGGCCTGTAAAGAAGAGCAGATCGAAAAATACCTTCTGCCAGCCGTCCGGGGTGAGAAAATGGATGCCTTGGCCATGACTGAGCCCGATGCCGGTTCCGATGTCCGCGGCATGAAATGCCAGGCCGTGCGTGATGGCGGTGATTGGGTGATCAGCGGCTCCAAGCACTTCATTTCCGGCGCTGAACACGCCGATTTCTTCATTGTCTTTGTGGCGACCGGTGTGGATGACACGCCTAAGGGGCCGAAAAAACGGATCACCTGTTTCCTGGTAGACCGGGGCACACCCGGATTTGAAGTTCGTGACGGCTACAATTCCGTGAGCCACAAGGGCTACAAAAACTACATTCTTTATTTCGATCAATGCCGCTTGCCCGATGCTCAAGTGCTTGGTGAAGTCGACGGCGGGTTTGAAGTCATGAACGAGTGGCTGTACGCAACCCGCCTGACTGTTGCTGCCATGAGCGTTGGCCGCGCGCGGCGCTGCTTTGACTATGCCGTCAACTATGCCGCTGAGCGGAAGCAGTTCGGCCAGTCCATCGCCAAGTTCCAGGGGGTGAGTTTCCAGGTGGCCGACATGATCACCGAGATCGATGCCGCCGATTGGCTGACGCTTGCAGGTGCCTGGCGGTTGGATCAAAACCTGCCGGCCAACCGTGAAATCGCCAGCGCCAAAGTCTATGCAACAGAAATGTTGGCCCGGGTGACAGACACCACGCTGCAGATCTTTGGCGGCATGGGTTTGATGGACGATTTCCCGATCGAACGGTTCTGGCGCGATGCCCGCGTGGAACGGATCTGGGACGGCACCAGCGAAATCCAACGCCACATCATCAGCCGCGATATCTTCCGGCCGTTGGGGGCTTAA
- a CDS encoding acetate--CoA ligase family protein, which translates to MRSLTRLLNPRSIAVIGGGAWCESVLTQCKAFGYSGKLSAIHPKRSDVGGIPAVTSLADLEDVPDAIFIGVNRHVTIEVVREAAQLGVGGAVCFASGFREAAAELEDGNDLQDALIEAAGDMPILGPNCYGFINALETASLWPDQHGLAKIDRGVAIISQSSNIALNLTMQTRGLPVAYVMTVGNQAQSGLSQIGEALLQDDRVTAIGLHIEGIDNLFAFEAFARKAWACGKPVVALKTGRSEQAQAATVSHTASIAGTSAGASALFDRLGIAEVQTLPILLETLKLFHVHGPLPNTRIASMSCSGGEASLMADLGLAHDITFPELTNCQSNGLRSALGPKVALANPLDYHTYIWSDPAAMADTFAAMMAGDLALGLVVLDFPRSDRCNGAEWEKVIDSIDLAARTSGKPMGVVASLPEALPEIIAEDLIRRNIVPFAGMEETMAAISVASKLTSPPTDTGIFVPGQLVQVETLSEDTAKERLSTFGVRIPKNATAKTAEEAATLADKIGYPVVLKGLGIAHKSEAGAVVLNLTSSEDVLAAAAHMQVDGFLVEEMVTGTLAELLIGVVRDPGHGYVLTLAAGGVLTELLEDGVSLTIPASREDLEKALDRLRISKVLKGFRGRPACDIDKILDTILALQTYVLSGAVEEAEINPLLCGPDFAIAADALIRCGQKHDG; encoded by the coding sequence ATGCGGTCTTTGACCCGCTTATTAAACCCGCGGTCGATTGCGGTCATCGGCGGTGGCGCTTGGTGCGAGAGTGTTCTCACGCAATGCAAAGCGTTCGGTTACTCCGGTAAACTTTCAGCCATCCACCCCAAACGCTCGGATGTTGGCGGTATTCCGGCCGTCACCTCTCTGGCGGATCTGGAAGATGTGCCGGATGCGATTTTTATTGGGGTGAACCGCCATGTCACTATTGAGGTCGTGCGCGAAGCAGCTCAGCTCGGTGTGGGAGGCGCTGTCTGTTTTGCTTCCGGTTTCCGCGAGGCTGCTGCTGAGCTCGAAGACGGAAATGACCTGCAGGACGCTCTGATTGAAGCTGCTGGCGATATGCCGATCCTCGGCCCGAACTGCTACGGGTTCATCAATGCGCTTGAGACAGCGTCCCTCTGGCCGGATCAGCATGGCTTGGCCAAAATTGACCGCGGAGTCGCGATCATTTCGCAAAGCTCCAACATTGCGCTGAACCTGACCATGCAGACCCGCGGCCTGCCGGTGGCTTATGTCATGACAGTCGGCAACCAAGCGCAATCCGGGTTGTCTCAGATTGGCGAAGCGCTTTTGCAAGACGACCGCGTGACGGCGATAGGTCTTCATATCGAGGGGATCGACAATCTTTTCGCTTTTGAAGCCTTCGCCCGCAAGGCCTGGGCCTGCGGAAAGCCGGTCGTGGCGCTGAAGACCGGACGATCCGAGCAGGCTCAGGCCGCAACGGTCTCCCATACAGCTTCAATAGCGGGGACGTCTGCAGGCGCGTCAGCGCTGTTTGACCGATTGGGAATTGCCGAAGTCCAGACACTTCCGATTCTCTTGGAAACGCTCAAGCTTTTCCATGTTCACGGTCCATTACCCAATACCCGAATTGCTTCGATGTCTTGTTCCGGTGGTGAAGCCAGTCTCATGGCGGATCTGGGCCTTGCCCATGACATTACATTTCCGGAGCTTACAAATTGCCAATCGAATGGGCTGCGTAGCGCACTCGGCCCGAAGGTCGCCCTCGCCAATCCGCTTGATTATCACACTTATATCTGGAGTGATCCTGCAGCCATGGCCGACACGTTCGCGGCCATGATGGCTGGTGATCTGGCACTCGGCTTGGTGGTGTTGGATTTTCCACGCAGCGACCGCTGTAATGGTGCGGAGTGGGAGAAAGTTATCGATTCGATTGATTTGGCCGCCCGGACCTCAGGCAAACCGATGGGCGTGGTTGCCTCGCTCCCGGAAGCGCTGCCGGAAATCATTGCTGAGGATCTGATTAGGCGGAACATTGTTCCCTTCGCCGGGATGGAAGAAACCATGGCCGCGATCTCCGTCGCGTCAAAACTTACGTCGCCGCCAACTGATACCGGCATCTTTGTTCCGGGGCAGCTGGTGCAGGTCGAAACTTTAAGTGAAGACACCGCCAAAGAGAGATTGAGCACTTTTGGCGTCCGAATTCCCAAAAACGCAACGGCCAAAACTGCGGAAGAGGCAGCCACTCTTGCCGATAAGATCGGCTATCCAGTTGTCCTGAAAGGCCTGGGCATCGCCCATAAGAGCGAGGCAGGCGCTGTTGTTCTCAATCTGACGTCCAGCGAGGACGTTCTGGCTGCTGCAGCACATATGCAAGTGGATGGATTTCTCGTAGAAGAGATGGTCACTGGAACGCTCGCAGAGTTATTGATCGGTGTCGTGCGCGACCCAGGTCACGGCTATGTGTTGACCCTGGCGGCCGGCGGTGTGTTGACCGAACTTCTGGAAGATGGCGTCTCTTTGACCATCCCGGCCAGCCGGGAAGACCTTGAAAAGGCCCTTGACCGCTTGCGGATTTCAAAAGTGCTCAAAGGATTCCGGGGACGGCCTGCCTGTGACATCGACAAAATCCTCGATACTATTCTGGCACTTCAGACATACGTTTTGTCGGGTGCGGTTGAAGAAGCCGAGATAAACCCGCTCCTTTGCGGACCAGACTTTGCCATTGCGGCGGACGCCCTCATCAGATGCGGACAAAAGCATGACGGATAA
- a CDS encoding carnitinyl-CoA dehydratase, with protein sequence MTDNPIKTQITGHILEVTLDRPKANAIDLATSRIMGDVFTDFRDNPDLRVAIVTGAGEKFFCPGWDLKAAADGDAVDGDYGKGGFGGLQELRGLNKPVIAAVNGICCGGGLELALSADIILAAEHASFALPEIRSGTVADAASIKLPKRIPYHIAMEMLLTGRWIEVEEAARWGLVNHVYPAADLMAEARKLAELLASGPPLVYAAIKEVVREAEDMKFQDALSRITKSQFATVETLYRSEDQLEGARAFAEKRDPVWKGR encoded by the coding sequence ATGACGGATAATCCAATTAAGACCCAAATCACTGGGCATATTCTAGAGGTCACTCTCGACCGGCCGAAAGCCAATGCCATTGATCTTGCGACCAGCCGGATCATGGGCGACGTCTTTACCGATTTCCGGGACAACCCGGACCTGCGGGTCGCCATTGTCACCGGCGCAGGCGAAAAGTTCTTTTGCCCGGGCTGGGACCTGAAAGCGGCCGCTGATGGCGATGCGGTTGATGGCGACTACGGCAAGGGCGGTTTTGGCGGCTTGCAGGAACTGCGCGGCCTCAACAAGCCGGTAATCGCGGCCGTCAATGGCATTTGCTGCGGCGGCGGCTTGGAATTGGCGCTGTCCGCCGACATTATTCTTGCTGCTGAACACGCGAGTTTCGCACTTCCGGAAATCCGCTCCGGGACCGTTGCGGATGCGGCCAGCATCAAGCTGCCAAAGCGGATTCCTTATCATATTGCCATGGAAATGCTGCTGACCGGTCGCTGGATCGAAGTTGAAGAAGCCGCTCGCTGGGGACTGGTCAATCACGTTTATCCCGCAGCAGATTTGATGGCGGAGGCCCGCAAGCTTGCGGAATTGCTCGCCTCCGGCCCACCGCTGGTCTACGCGGCGATCAAGGAAGTTGTCCGCGAAGCCGAAGACATGAAATTCCAGGACGCCCTGTCCCGGATCACCAAAAGCCAATTTGCCACCGTCGAAACCCTCTACCGGTCTGAAGATCAGCTGGAGGGCGCACGGGCTTTTGCAGAAAAACGCGATCCGGTCTGGAAGGGCCGGTAA